The following coding sequences lie in one Variovorax terrae genomic window:
- a CDS encoding enoyl-CoA hydratase/isomerase family protein yields the protein MTFKDETNYRCIHLEIDRWVATLTLALPEKMNALGDDILLEMQHALDALEADQEIRALVIAGSGRAFSSGFDLSPREKPFTTVQDWREHARMGNDTFLKIWRSRLPVIAAVNGFCLGGGCELSMACDFTLAADDAQFGEPEIQFQSAPPMMIMPWVLGMKKTKAMMLTGERIGAREACDAGLVTKVVPAADLLSEAKELALKLSMIAPEAMQMNKQALNRGYDMRGFQATIDYGAEMFALIHLLDSPEKREFFGIAQESGLKAAFKWRDEKFSIR from the coding sequence ATGACTTTCAAAGACGAAACGAACTACCGCTGCATCCACCTTGAGATCGACCGCTGGGTAGCTACTCTCACGCTCGCGCTGCCGGAGAAGATGAACGCGCTCGGGGATGACATCCTTCTGGAGATGCAGCACGCGCTGGACGCGCTCGAGGCCGACCAGGAAATCCGCGCGCTGGTGATCGCGGGATCGGGGCGCGCCTTCAGCTCCGGCTTCGACCTGAGCCCTCGCGAGAAGCCCTTTACCACCGTCCAGGATTGGCGCGAGCATGCGCGCATGGGCAACGACACCTTCCTGAAGATATGGCGATCGCGGCTGCCGGTGATCGCGGCCGTCAATGGCTTCTGCCTGGGGGGTGGCTGCGAGTTGTCGATGGCGTGCGACTTCACGCTGGCGGCGGATGACGCGCAGTTCGGTGAACCTGAGATCCAGTTCCAGTCGGCACCACCGATGATGATCATGCCCTGGGTTCTCGGCATGAAGAAGACCAAGGCCATGATGCTGACCGGCGAGCGGATCGGCGCGCGCGAAGCCTGCGACGCGGGTTTGGTCACCAAGGTCGTGCCCGCCGCGGATCTGCTGAGTGAGGCGAAGGAGCTGGCATTGAAGCTCTCCATGATTGCCCCCGAAGCGATGCAGATGAACAAGCAGGCCCTGAATCGTGGTTACGACATGCGCGGCTTCCAGGCGACCATCGACTACGGCGCCGAAATGTTTGCACTCATTCATCTGCTGGACTCGCCGGAAAAGCGGGAATTTTTTGGCATCGCTCAGGAAAGCGGTCTCAAGGCAGCGTTCAAATGGCGGGATGAAAAGTTCTCGATACGCTAA
- a CDS encoding acetate--CoA ligase family protein translates to MSLNALLNPSSVAVVGASSRAGALGQRVLDNLQKSGFMGAVYPIHPSETRLAHWDCFPTLDALPEAPECVAIGLAAERVLPILEQAANRGAKAAVVFASGFSEVGEQGQRMQKSLADFCRSSGMKVCGPNVLGVRNLHRQFALYSAPLAHDAPRGGVAIAAHSGSACVALSGTGRFGLSHVVSMGNSAVLDVEDYLEHFAGDPNTRVACLFLEAVRNPGRLAASAMRMRAAGKPVLALKVGRTAKGAAASAAHTGSLAASHAAASDFFRQAGIEVFDDLDELIETCALFDAVRKAPSGNGLAVINISGGEVALTCDLGHELGLSLPSLSEETSSSLSNILPSFGTVANPLDATSAALSDPSMYAKAMTALLDDPGVGLLAVSQDCPAGLSDAAALGYGRLAQTAVEIEKTSRKPVVFYSNVSGPLHAATVEPLRGSPVPCLQGARPALVAVRAFLRWHGWTATSTLPPVNVQPIPAWQVRLAAGDALSEAEAKRFLHDHGVRIAREATAGSVHAAVGAADEIGYPVVLKVDSPDIPHKSDAGGVALSLRNAQEVATAFDHINESVRRHHPGARIHGVVVQEMVRGGVEMIIGTTQHPPFGRGVVVGAGGVLVELMNDSAFALTPIDHARASDLVGQTRAARLLAGYRGEPEADRPAFEELLVKISAIAEAYADSIETIELNPVAVLPVGQGACPLDALIIPRKTDN, encoded by the coding sequence ATGAGCCTGAATGCACTTCTCAATCCTTCGTCTGTTGCGGTCGTTGGTGCGTCGTCGCGCGCCGGCGCCCTGGGACAACGTGTACTGGATAACCTGCAGAAGTCCGGCTTCATGGGGGCGGTCTATCCGATCCACCCCAGCGAGACGCGCCTGGCGCACTGGGACTGCTTTCCCACGCTGGACGCGTTGCCTGAGGCGCCCGAATGCGTCGCGATCGGCCTTGCGGCCGAGCGCGTGCTCCCCATCCTGGAACAAGCCGCGAACCGCGGCGCCAAGGCGGCCGTCGTGTTCGCGAGCGGGTTCTCCGAAGTCGGCGAGCAGGGACAACGCATGCAGAAGTCACTGGCCGATTTCTGCCGCAGCAGCGGCATGAAGGTCTGCGGACCGAACGTGCTCGGCGTGCGCAACCTGCATCGGCAATTCGCGCTCTACAGCGCGCCGCTCGCCCACGACGCGCCGCGCGGCGGCGTGGCGATTGCGGCCCACTCGGGTTCGGCATGCGTCGCATTGAGCGGGACGGGCCGCTTCGGCCTGAGCCATGTGGTCTCCATGGGCAACAGCGCGGTGCTGGATGTCGAAGACTACCTCGAGCATTTCGCGGGAGACCCAAACACACGCGTGGCGTGCCTGTTCCTCGAAGCAGTGAGAAATCCCGGCCGGCTCGCGGCCTCCGCGATGCGCATGCGTGCCGCAGGCAAGCCGGTGCTGGCGCTCAAGGTCGGCCGCACCGCGAAGGGTGCGGCGGCGTCTGCGGCGCACACCGGCTCGCTCGCAGCCTCGCATGCTGCAGCGAGTGACTTTTTCCGGCAGGCGGGAATCGAGGTTTTTGACGACCTGGACGAGTTGATCGAGACCTGTGCGCTGTTCGATGCGGTGCGCAAGGCGCCATCGGGAAACGGTTTGGCCGTCATCAACATCAGTGGCGGTGAAGTCGCACTGACCTGCGACCTGGGCCATGAGCTGGGCCTCAGTCTGCCGTCACTGTCCGAAGAAACATCGAGTTCTCTCTCGAATATCCTGCCCAGTTTTGGCACGGTGGCCAATCCGCTCGATGCGACCAGCGCCGCCCTGTCTGACCCGTCGATGTATGCGAAGGCCATGACCGCCCTTCTCGACGATCCAGGCGTGGGCCTGCTCGCGGTCTCACAGGATTGCCCTGCAGGATTGAGCGACGCTGCGGCGCTCGGCTATGGGCGATTAGCGCAGACGGCGGTCGAGATCGAGAAGACGTCGCGCAAACCTGTCGTCTTCTACAGCAACGTCTCGGGTCCGCTGCATGCGGCCACCGTTGAACCCCTGCGCGGCTCACCGGTCCCTTGCTTGCAAGGGGCTCGCCCGGCCCTGGTGGCTGTTCGCGCGTTCCTGCGGTGGCACGGCTGGACGGCGACCTCCACATTGCCTCCAGTGAATGTGCAGCCTATCCCGGCCTGGCAAGTGCGCCTGGCCGCTGGGGACGCACTGTCTGAAGCCGAGGCCAAGCGCTTCCTGCACGACCACGGCGTTCGCATCGCTCGCGAGGCCACGGCTGGGTCGGTGCATGCGGCCGTTGGCGCCGCGGATGAGATCGGTTATCCCGTCGTGCTCAAGGTCGACTCTCCCGACATCCCGCACAAGAGCGATGCAGGCGGAGTCGCTCTATCCCTCCGGAATGCCCAAGAGGTGGCCACCGCGTTCGATCACATCAACGAGAGCGTACGGCGCCATCACCCCGGCGCGCGAATCCACGGCGTGGTAGTCCAGGAGATGGTCAGGGGCGGCGTCGAGATGATCATCGGGACGACTCAGCATCCGCCCTTCGGGAGAGGCGTCGTCGTCGGCGCCGGTGGTGTATTGGTGGAGCTGATGAACGATAGCGCCTTTGCGCTCACCCCCATTGACCATGCCCGGGCGTCCGATCTTGTCGGCCAGACCCGCGCAGCGCGGCTGCTCGCGGGCTACCGCGGAGAGCCCGAGGCGGACCGACCTGCATTCGAGGAACTGCTAGTGAAGATCTCTGCGATCGCCGAAGCCTATGCCGACAGCATCGAGACGATCGAGCTCAACCCCGTGGCGGTCCTTCCTGTAGGCCAGGGTGCCTGCCCACTGGACGCACTGATCATTCCGCGAAAAACCGACAACTGA
- a CDS encoding NAD-dependent succinate-semialdehyde dehydrogenase, giving the protein MTYPNTQLFIGGEWQDAEGGRSLAVFNPATGVEIGRVAHASTRDLDRALVASQKGFEIWRDMVPAERSKIMRKAAALMRERADEIGRLITQEQGKPIAEGKGEAMAAADIIEWFAEEGFRIYGRIVPSRLGVHIRQMVLRDPVGPVAAFTPWNFPINQVVRKVAAALAAGCSMLVKAPEETPAAPAALIKAFQDAGLPSGVLGLVYGNPAEISSYLIPHAIIRKITFTGSTPVGKQLAALAGQHMKRVTMELGGHAPVIVCEDADIQLAVKAAGAAKFRNAGQVCISPTRFLVHESVARQFTAEFAKQAQALKVGDGLADGTQMGPLANPRRVSAMAEFTKDAVERGATLIAGGGRIGDAGNFWQPTILADVPLEARVFNDEPFGPMAAIRPFNRLEDAIAEANRLPYGLAGYAYTRSLKNADLLARRVEVGMLWVNQQATPSAELPFGGIKDSGYGSEGGSEAVEAYLNVRAVSVTNL; this is encoded by the coding sequence ATGACCTATCCCAACACCCAGCTCTTCATCGGCGGCGAGTGGCAGGACGCCGAAGGCGGCCGCTCGCTGGCCGTCTTCAACCCCGCTACCGGCGTGGAGATCGGCCGCGTCGCCCATGCCTCCACCCGTGACCTGGACCGTGCCCTTGTCGCGTCGCAAAAGGGCTTCGAGATCTGGCGCGACATGGTGCCGGCTGAGCGCAGCAAGATCATGCGCAAGGCCGCGGCCCTCATGCGCGAGCGCGCCGATGAGATCGGTCGCCTGATCACGCAGGAGCAGGGTAAGCCCATCGCCGAGGGCAAGGGCGAGGCGATGGCTGCGGCCGACATCATCGAGTGGTTCGCCGAGGAGGGCTTCCGCATTTATGGACGAATCGTGCCCTCTCGCCTCGGGGTCCACATTCGCCAGATGGTGCTCAGAGACCCGGTCGGCCCGGTGGCCGCTTTCACACCGTGGAATTTCCCGATCAACCAGGTGGTGCGCAAAGTGGCTGCGGCGCTCGCGGCTGGCTGCTCCATGCTAGTGAAGGCGCCCGAGGAAACCCCGGCCGCGCCCGCGGCGCTCATCAAGGCCTTTCAGGATGCGGGCCTGCCGAGCGGCGTGCTGGGTCTGGTTTACGGCAACCCAGCAGAGATCTCCAGCTACCTGATCCCGCACGCCATCATCCGCAAGATCACCTTCACCGGATCCACCCCCGTAGGCAAGCAGTTGGCGGCGCTGGCCGGCCAGCACATGAAGCGCGTGACCATGGAACTGGGCGGCCACGCCCCGGTGATCGTCTGCGAGGACGCGGACATCCAGCTGGCCGTCAAGGCCGCAGGCGCGGCCAAATTCCGCAATGCGGGCCAAGTCTGCATCTCTCCCACGCGCTTCCTGGTGCACGAGAGCGTGGCCAGGCAGTTCACGGCCGAGTTTGCCAAGCAGGCGCAGGCGCTCAAAGTAGGAGACGGCCTCGCCGACGGCACGCAGATGGGACCGCTGGCTAACCCGCGCCGCGTCTCGGCGATGGCCGAGTTCACCAAGGATGCGGTCGAACGTGGCGCCACGCTGATCGCGGGCGGCGGGCGCATCGGCGATGCCGGAAACTTCTGGCAGCCCACGATCCTGGCTGACGTGCCGCTGGAAGCGAGGGTCTTCAACGACGAGCCCTTCGGACCGATGGCAGCCATCCGCCCCTTCAACAGGCTCGAAGACGCGATCGCCGAAGCCAACCGGCTGCCGTACGGCCTGGCTGGCTATGCCTACACCCGCTCGCTCAAGAATGCCGACCTGCTCGCGCGCCGCGTCGAGGTAGGCATGCTGTGGGTAAACCAGCAGGCCACCCCTTCGGCCGAGCTGCCTTTTGGCGGCATCAAGGACTCGGGCTACGGATCCGAGGGCGGCTCCGAGGCGGTGGAGGCCTATCTCAACGTGCGTGCGGTATCAGTGACCAACTTGTGA
- a CDS encoding helix-turn-helix domain-containing protein produces the protein MNAAVLPLPSPPPSLRCPAFRARAARWAGSGPAPQSRLYTAPPALQGALVAVVCRDTRGRALDDAQRLSHFPASPLVCLSWYQDLDAGLVTETPEGASRWRPFAASVMLSGSQTAPTASWAPTTGRGGMLCFTLDAAQQLFGVDLVEAQDRFVPALDVLGRAWSPLCDALLAANDDAQTMVALQRHLAPRWREVLGRAGDSLPSLSEFGRHWVGRLGLQAREWQRTLGTRQVERRVKAFSGRSIREWQGMVRTEGLFHAARQRHAQGQPLDWPALALDEGFSDQAHMSRAVRQITGFAPTEFARRFEEDESFWMYRLWV, from the coding sequence ATGAATGCCGCCGTGCTGCCTCTGCCATCGCCGCCTCCGTCGCTGCGCTGCCCGGCCTTCCGGGCCCGGGCAGCCCGCTGGGCCGGCTCCGGGCCGGCGCCGCAGTCGCGCCTGTACACCGCGCCGCCCGCGCTCCAGGGCGCGCTGGTGGCCGTGGTGTGCCGCGACACGCGCGGGCGGGCCCTGGACGATGCGCAGCGCCTGTCGCATTTCCCGGCCTCGCCGCTGGTCTGCCTGTCCTGGTACCAGGACCTGGACGCGGGGCTGGTGACCGAGACGCCCGAGGGGGCAAGCCGCTGGCGGCCATTTGCCGCGTCCGTGATGCTCTCGGGCAGCCAGACGGCGCCCACGGCGAGCTGGGCCCCGACGACGGGGCGGGGCGGCATGCTGTGCTTCACGCTCGATGCGGCGCAGCAGCTGTTCGGGGTGGACCTCGTGGAGGCGCAGGATCGTTTCGTTCCGGCACTCGACGTGCTCGGGCGCGCCTGGTCGCCCCTGTGCGATGCCCTGCTTGCCGCCAACGACGATGCGCAGACCATGGTCGCGCTGCAGCGGCACCTGGCGCCGCGCTGGCGCGAGGTCCTGGGCCGCGCCGGCGATTCGCTGCCGTCCCTGAGCGAGTTCGGGCGGCACTGGGTGGGGCGGCTGGGCCTGCAGGCCCGGGAGTGGCAGCGCACACTGGGCACGCGCCAGGTGGAGCGGCGCGTCAAGGCCTTCAGCGGCCGCTCGATCCGGGAGTGGCAGGGCATGGTCCGCACGGAAGGCCTGTTCCACGCGGCGCGGCAGCGCCACGCGCAGGGCCAGCCGCTCGACTGGCCTGCGCTGGCCCTCGACGAAGGCTTTTCGGACCAGGCCCACATGAGCCGGGCGGTGCGCCAGATCACGGGCTTTGCCCCGACCGAATTCGCCCGGCGGTTCGAGGAGGACGAGTCGTTCTGGATGTACCGGTTGTGGGTCTAG